From Engraulis encrasicolus isolate BLACKSEA-1 unplaced genomic scaffold, IST_EnEncr_1.0 scaffold_30_np1212, whole genome shotgun sequence, the proteins below share one genomic window:
- the LOC134443315 gene encoding uncharacterized protein LOC134443315 — translation MAATRSSTPDVAERHLDEASYLCMSENATQSIPKTTTVTEQTVATTTTPLQMEDLLGPGSRILTEFLQAFKPLASVVINHIPRRYSAEMSEPSTHHPLGLLFKDENQSAELADVLHHIQNEYVPRGPDGPDSILVGGDRLTEGNSRGIQWVYAEGENADQRLEGLVFKFEDWHAIKNLFEIYHRVFFKDGSAKDHGTLLANMDKLRCVQTVRFSIVALYCLWYSFFTLVCNINNVGGHALVFKEMGFI, via the exons ATGGCAGCTACCAGAAGTAGTACACCCGATGTTGCGGAGAGGCATCTGGATGAGGCAAGCTATCTCTGCATGTCAG aaaatgcaacGCAAAGCATCCCAAAGACAACCACTGTCACAGAGCAGACTGTTGCCACCACCACTACTCCACTACAGATGGAAGATCTTTTGGG GCCAGGAAGCAGAATCCTGACTGAATTCCTCCAAGCCTTCAAGCCGCTAGCTTCAGTTGTGATTAATCACATCCCTCGTCGGTATTCTGCTGAAATGTCAGAGCCTTCCACCCAC CACCCCCTTGGACTTCTGTTCAAGGATGAGAACCAatctgcagagttggctgatgTTCTACACCACATCCAGAACGA GTACGTTCCAAGGGGCCCTGATGGACCAGACAGCATTTTGGTTGGTGGTGACCGATTGACGGAGGGGAATAGCCGCGGCATACAGTGGGTCTATGCGGAAGGGGAAAACGCAGACCAACGACTGGAGGGCCTTGTGTTCAAATTTGAGGATTGGCATGCAATCAAAAACCTTTTTGAG atCTATCATCGTGTCTTCTTCAAAGACGGTTCGGCAAAGGATCATGGGACTCTTCTTGCCAATATGGACAAGTTGAGGTGTGTACAGACTGTCAGGTTTAGCATTGTAGCATTATATTGTCTTTGGTATTCTTTCTTTACTCTGGTATGTAATATCAATAATGTGGGCGGTCATGCCCTAGTGTTTAAGGAGATGGGATTTATATGA